Part of the Natrinema caseinilyticum genome is shown below.
CATCTCCTGGATAACCGGCTCGAGTGATTCGCCCAGTTCGGTCAGCGAGTACTCGACCCGGACCGGTTTCTCGTTGACGATCTCCCTGTCGACCAACCGCTTCTCCTCGAGGTCCTCGAGTACGTCGGAGAGAACCTTACTCGAGATCCCACCGACTTCCGTTTTGAGCGCGTTGAACCCGAGCGGGCCGTTCGCGAGCAGTCGGTGGAGGATCACGGTGTGCCACTTCTTTCCGATCAACGTGGCGGTTGACGTGATCGGACACCAGTCTTCGCCAGCACACCACACTTCCAGTTGTTGTGACGTCTCGGTCATACCGAAAGGGACAGGACAGCGCTACAAATAGTTACCTGTTGTAACCACGTTACACATGGTTGGTAGCTTTCACATTACGAGTACCGCGTTCTCGCCGCCGGTCGGTCACGCGGTGTCGATGAGAAATACGGCACTTACCGAGCGGTAACCCGGTAACGCTCCGATTGGCCAACGTTTATACCTAACGACGAGTAACCGCATTACACAACGTTACTTTATGACATCATCCCTCGATTTCGAAGACGAATCCCGCTACGAGGTAGCCGTCGTCGGCGGCGGACCGGCCGGTCTGACGACCGCTCTTTACACGACGCGACTCGGCCACGAAACCGCGGTTTTCGATCGCGGCGGCGGTCGGGCCGCGATGATGCAAGAGACGCACAACGTCATCGGCGTCCCCGAATCCGTCTCCGGCAACGAGTTTCTCGAGACGGCCGTCGATCAGATTCGCTCGTACGGCGCGGACTACCGCCAGGAGTTCGTGACCGCAATCGAGCGCCGCGACGGTTCGTTCGAGCTCGAAACGGTGGACGGAACGGCTCTCGCCGATCGCGTGGTGCTCGCGGCCGGCTTTTCGGACGGGCGTCCCGACCCGCCGCTACCCCGAACGGGACGGGGGCTGCACTACTGTCTCCACTGTGATGCGTACATGTTCGTCGACGAACCGGTCTACGTGATGGGCCACGGCGAGAGCGCGGCCCACGTCGGGATGATCATGCTCAACTACACCGACGACGTGGATCTCTTGCTTCGAGGCGACGAGCCGACGTGGAGCGACGAGACGGCGACGATGCTCGACAACCATCCCGTCGACATCGTTCACGACGACGTGACCGGTGTCCGGAACGGCGAGGACGGCTGGCTCGAGGCGCTGGAATTCGAAGACGGAACCGTTCGCGAGTACAGGGGCGGGTTCGCGATGTACGGTTCCGAGTACAACAACGGCCTGGCGGAGTCACTCGGGGCGGACCTCACGGCCGACGGCACGGTCGACGTCGACGATCACGGGCGGACCTCCGTCGACGGGCTGTTCGCGGTCGGCGATCTGGTGCCCGGCCACAACCAGGTCCCGGTCGCCATGGGTCAGGGAGCGAAAGCGGGGATCGCGATTCACAAGGACCTCCGCGAATTCCCGAAGTCCGTCGCGGAACTCGAGGCCGACGGCGCCGTGTCCGTAAGCGACGTTCCCGCGATCGCAGACGGTCTTCGAAGTCGGGCGAACGAGCACTCGTCGGCGGAAGGCGACTGAGCGATTCGCGCCCATCTTCTCTCCCGTCCCGGTGTCGAGTTCCCTCGTCGGATGTGGGTAGCTCGCCCGGTCGGTTTATCAGTTTATTACTAATAGCGCCGAGGGAATAGCGTCGACTATGGAGTCACCGGAACCGAGTCGTCGAACCCTCGTCCTCGGCGTGTCGTCACAGGCTATCGGGATCGTCGCTACCGGCTGTCTCGGCACGTCCGATGAATCGGACCCGGGGGGACGAACGGGACCGATGGCGACGGCGGGGAGTCGTCAGTTTCCGTCGACGGACTCGCGTTCGGCAGCGACGATGCGTCGTGTGGTATCGTCTTCGTCCCGCAGATCAACATGGACCGAGCGAGTTGGACGGACCAGGCCGAGGCGCTCACGGGGAGCGACCGGTTCGGGCTCGCGATCGATCCCGACGACGATCGTCCGACGGCGATCCGCGAGGCGGTGGCGCAACTCCGAACGACCGTCGGCGTCGACCACGTCGTCCTGGTCGGAGCGAGCATCGGTGGCGAAGCGGCGGTCGTCGCTGCCGCAGAAGCCGGCGACGACGTCGACGGGCTGGTCGCGATTTCCCCCGGCGGCGGCACAGACCGCGGGTCCGAGATCCGAGCACGGTCGCTGTTCGTCGTGGCGGAGAACGACGACGAACGGTTCGTCGAAACGACCAGACGGCTCCACGAGAACGCACCCGATCCGAGCCGACTCGAGGTGCTGTCGGGTGACGAACACGGCCAGCGATTGTTCGAGACGGCTCGCGGCGACGATCTCGAGGGCTGGATCGACGACGTGATCGAAACCGCGTGTCGCGAGGCCTAGTGGGCGGTGCTACCGCAGCGATCCGGAGAGGACCTTCGCAGCCACGAGCACCGGGTCCCACGTCGAATTGAACGGCGGTGCGTACGCGAGGTCGTAGGTTTCCAGATCGAAGACGGTTGCTCCCCGTTTTCGCTCGGTGCTATCACTTCGTGGCGCCTACCATCTCGTCGGCCGCCACCGATTCCGGAATCGAATAGAGCGTTTTTCTCGCATCGCGGAACGAAACGCGTTCGTGGAGTATATCGGCGTCACGGAGGTTGCCGAGTGCGTACCGGACGGTCCGCTTGGCCAGGAAGGATTCGTCCGCGATCTGGCTCTGCGTCATCGTGCCGTTTTCCTCGAGTACTTTGAAGACGAGTTTCGCGCTGGGTGAGAGGTCGTAAAGGCGGTCTTTGGTATGGCTCATGTATTCCCCCTGGTTCGGACGGGTGGTATCCGTATACCGGTGCTGCATCGCATGGACACGACCGCCGCTTCGACCGGCCCCTATTTAAATAATATGCGTATATATCGCGCCTGATCGAACGGTGCGTCTCGGGCTGATCGCCGCCATCACGCCCGTGCGGCCGCGAATTCGTCCCGCTCGGGCAGGTCGTCGACGAACGGCGGTCGGCCGGCGGCGTGCCCCGCGGCGGC
Proteins encoded:
- a CDS encoding alpha/beta fold hydrolase; translated protein: MDRASWTDQAEALTGSDRFGLAIDPDDDRPTAIREAVAQLRTTVGVDHVVLVGASIGGEAAVVAAAEAGDDVDGLVAISPGGGTDRGSEIRARSLFVVAENDDERFVETTRRLHENAPDPSRLEVLSGDEHGQRLFETARGDDLEGWIDDVIETACREA
- a CDS encoding winged helix-turn-helix transcriptional regulator; amino-acid sequence: MTETSQQLEVWCAGEDWCPITSTATLIGKKWHTVILHRLLANGPLGFNALKTEVGGISSKVLSDVLEDLEEKRLVDREIVNEKPVRVEYSLTELGESLEPVIQEMAEWGREYLTAPSDEANSIA
- a CDS encoding NAD(P)/FAD-dependent oxidoreductase — protein: MTSSLDFEDESRYEVAVVGGGPAGLTTALYTTRLGHETAVFDRGGGRAAMMQETHNVIGVPESVSGNEFLETAVDQIRSYGADYRQEFVTAIERRDGSFELETVDGTALADRVVLAAGFSDGRPDPPLPRTGRGLHYCLHCDAYMFVDEPVYVMGHGESAAHVGMIMLNYTDDVDLLLRGDEPTWSDETATMLDNHPVDIVHDDVTGVRNGEDGWLEALEFEDGTVREYRGGFAMYGSEYNNGLAESLGADLTADGTVDVDDHGRTSVDGLFAVGDLVPGHNQVPVAMGQGAKAGIAIHKDLREFPKSVAELEADGAVSVSDVPAIADGLRSRANEHSSAEGD
- a CDS encoding MarR family transcriptional regulator, which gives rise to MSHTKDRLYDLSPSAKLVFKVLEENGTMTQSQIADESFLAKRTVRYALGNLRDADILHERVSFRDARKTLYSIPESVAADEMVGATK